The Myxococcaceae bacterium JPH2 genome includes a region encoding these proteins:
- a CDS encoding extracellular solute-binding protein translates to MTTVRTLVAALCLCALGLLPLPSLAATELVLWHAYRAEEKAALEKVVAEYNAANAAKGIKVTTLAVPYDAYADKISATVPRGKGPDLFIFAQDRLGGWIESGNTVEPIDFYLDDATKKRFIPSTMEAMTYRGTTYGLPLNYKVITLIYNKKLVPVPPKTTGELVKLAKTLTDKKAGRFGLAYAYSDFYYHAALMNGFGGGVFGPNVTPTLNSPQNVKSLELMMKWLEKDGIVPTEPSTALITALFNEGKAAMVFSGPWFLGEVAKGVDYGLARLPVLDEAGGKPMSPWMTVEGVYVAAPSKNKEAAYDFARFLTEASSARTLALEGRQSPSNQTVYADAKVAADPQLKAMREQVEVAVPMPNVPEMSMVWSPATSAMNAIVKKASTPKAAMDVAQKAVAKDVANLRKK, encoded by the coding sequence ATGACAACCGTGCGAACCCTGGTCGCGGCCCTGTGCCTGTGCGCGCTGGGCCTGCTGCCACTGCCGTCCCTCGCCGCCACCGAGCTGGTCCTGTGGCACGCCTACCGCGCCGAGGAGAAGGCCGCGCTGGAGAAGGTGGTGGCGGAGTACAACGCCGCCAACGCCGCCAAGGGCATCAAGGTGACGACGCTGGCCGTCCCTTACGACGCATACGCGGACAAGATTTCCGCCACCGTGCCGCGCGGCAAGGGACCAGACCTCTTCATCTTCGCGCAGGACCGGCTGGGCGGATGGATTGAGTCCGGCAACACGGTGGAGCCCATCGACTTCTACCTGGATGACGCGACGAAGAAGCGCTTCATCCCCTCGACGATGGAGGCGATGACCTACCGGGGCACCACGTACGGGCTGCCGCTCAACTACAAGGTCATCACGCTCATCTACAACAAGAAGCTGGTGCCGGTGCCGCCCAAGACGACGGGCGAGCTGGTGAAGCTGGCCAAGACGCTGACGGACAAGAAGGCGGGCCGCTTCGGACTGGCGTATGCCTATTCCGACTTCTACTACCACGCGGCGCTGATGAATGGCTTTGGCGGGGGCGTCTTCGGGCCCAACGTCACGCCCACGCTCAACTCGCCGCAGAACGTGAAGTCGCTCGAGCTGATGATGAAGTGGCTGGAGAAGGACGGCATCGTCCCCACCGAGCCGTCCACGGCGCTCATCACCGCGCTGTTCAACGAGGGCAAGGCGGCCATGGTGTTCTCCGGCCCCTGGTTCCTGGGCGAGGTCGCCAAGGGCGTGGACTACGGCCTGGCGCGGCTGCCCGTCCTGGACGAGGCCGGCGGCAAGCCGATGTCTCCCTGGATGACGGTGGAGGGCGTGTACGTGGCGGCGCCGTCCAAGAACAAGGAGGCGGCGTATGACTTCGCGCGCTTCCTCACCGAGGCGTCCTCCGCGAGGACGCTGGCCCTGGAGGGCCGCCAGAGCCCGTCCAATCAGACGGTCTACGCGGACGCGAAGGTGGCCGCGGATCCGCAGCTCAAGGCCATGCGCGAGCAGGTCGAGGTGGCCGTGCCCATGCCCAACGTGCCGGAGATGAGCATGGTCTGGTCCCCCGCGACGAGCGCGATGAACGCCATCGTGAAGAAGGCCTCCACGCCCAAGGCCGCCATGGATGTGGCCCAGAAGGCCGTGGCGAAGGACGTCGCCAACCTGCGGAAGAAGTGA
- a CDS encoding sugar ABC transporter permease yields the protein MWPRRPWRRTSPTCGRSEDGVSTNAPQQPAGGLGGPGSGVVSGQQGDVLLTGASGGPASSLHRGRVLGGLALTLGLSLFLANGLLARASEERAVEREQRRAGVALLSLAEMVQRAGGSGDAVRAVVKDWPLPAGAAVRVIAFSGIRLEASTFPEDTGDKVAPRRLSRDEKPLYDRGQRLRAAVETNREEGGARKPEVEAETLPSGGRLLSAPVEVDGAVVGSVEVMTPPVSPVGRSGLAEALAAFLLPLVVCTGVGFRVRRQRVFAAVAAVLFVAGLGGYAVHSLRTLADELRGTQDAVGAELRERAARAQGLLSAQGLRTEPALTPAAWDADALRRPLGLLTDAGQPVEAVLATRVAQVRGEARRALGLLGVLGLALLLYVGLGGLRHTVATLKEHRQAYAYILPALVGMVLLVFFPFGYGIALSFTDANLYNTHLPLSELWVGLRNYVEILGDFQIARRAADGSLVFNYLNFYYTLFFTVVWTVTNVAIGVTVGLVLALALNVPNLRLRPVYRVVLILPWAMPNYITALIWKGMFHQQFGVVNHVIRMFGGQGVSWFDSPTTSFLTALATNGWLSFPFMMVVSLGALQSIPAELYEAARVDGANRWQQFTAITLPALRPALVPAVILSVVWTFNMFNIIFLVTAGDPGNSTEILVTQAFKFAFQRYRYGYAAAYATIIFGILLLYSLAQNRVSRATEAA from the coding sequence ATGTGGCCCAGAAGGCCGTGGCGAAGGACGTCGCCAACCTGCGGAAGAAGTGAGGACGGGGTGAGCACGAACGCACCACAGCAGCCCGCGGGTGGCCTGGGAGGACCGGGCTCCGGCGTCGTGTCCGGGCAACAGGGGGACGTCCTCCTGACGGGCGCGAGCGGCGGCCCCGCGTCCTCGCTCCACCGAGGCCGGGTGCTGGGTGGGCTCGCGCTCACGCTGGGCCTGTCGTTGTTCCTGGCGAACGGGCTGCTCGCGCGCGCCAGTGAGGAGCGCGCGGTGGAACGTGAGCAGCGCCGCGCGGGCGTGGCCCTGCTCTCGCTCGCGGAGATGGTCCAGCGCGCGGGCGGCTCCGGCGATGCGGTGCGCGCCGTGGTGAAGGACTGGCCCCTGCCCGCGGGCGCCGCCGTGCGCGTCATCGCGTTCAGCGGCATCCGGCTGGAGGCCTCCACCTTCCCCGAGGACACCGGTGACAAGGTGGCCCCGCGCCGGCTGTCGCGCGACGAGAAGCCGCTCTACGACCGAGGCCAGCGGCTGCGCGCCGCGGTGGAGACGAACCGCGAAGAGGGGGGGGCGCGCAAGCCCGAGGTGGAAGCCGAGACGCTGCCTTCAGGGGGACGTCTGCTGTCCGCGCCCGTGGAGGTGGACGGCGCGGTGGTGGGCTCCGTGGAGGTGATGACTCCGCCGGTGTCTCCCGTGGGCCGGAGCGGACTCGCCGAGGCGCTGGCCGCCTTCCTGTTGCCGCTCGTGGTCTGCACAGGGGTGGGCTTCCGGGTGCGGCGCCAGCGCGTGTTCGCCGCGGTGGCGGCCGTGCTCTTCGTGGCGGGACTGGGGGGCTACGCGGTCCACTCCCTGCGCACGCTGGCGGATGAGCTGCGCGGGACCCAGGACGCAGTGGGCGCCGAGCTGCGCGAGCGCGCCGCGCGCGCACAAGGCCTGCTGTCCGCTCAAGGGCTGCGGACCGAGCCCGCGCTCACGCCCGCTGCCTGGGACGCGGACGCCCTGCGCCGTCCGCTGGGGCTGCTGACGGACGCGGGCCAGCCCGTGGAGGCGGTGCTCGCCACGCGCGTGGCCCAGGTGCGCGGCGAGGCCCGTCGCGCGCTCGGGTTGCTCGGCGTGCTGGGGCTCGCGCTGTTGCTGTACGTGGGCCTGGGCGGACTGCGCCACACCGTCGCCACGCTGAAGGAGCACCGGCAGGCCTACGCATACATCCTGCCCGCGCTGGTGGGCATGGTGCTGCTGGTCTTCTTCCCGTTTGGCTATGGCATCGCGCTGTCGTTCACGGACGCGAACCTCTACAACACGCACCTGCCGTTGTCGGAGCTGTGGGTCGGCCTGCGCAACTACGTCGAGATCCTGGGCGACTTCCAGATTGCGCGGCGGGCGGCGGATGGCTCGCTCGTCTTCAACTACCTCAACTTCTATTACACGCTGTTCTTCACCGTGGTGTGGACGGTGACCAACGTGGCCATCGGCGTGACGGTGGGCCTGGTGCTGGCGCTGGCGCTCAACGTGCCCAATCTGCGCCTGCGGCCGGTGTACCGGGTGGTGCTCATCCTGCCGTGGGCCATGCCCAACTACATCACCGCGCTCATCTGGAAGGGCATGTTCCACCAGCAGTTCGGCGTGGTGAATCACGTCATCCGGATGTTTGGCGGGCAGGGGGTGTCGTGGTTCGACTCGCCCACCACCTCGTTCCTCACGGCGCTGGCCACCAACGGGTGGCTGAGCTTCCCGTTCATGATGGTGGTGTCACTGGGCGCCCTCCAGTCCATCCCCGCGGAGCTCTACGAGGCCGCGCGCGTGGACGGAGCCAATCGCTGGCAGCAGTTCACCGCCATCACGTTGCCCGCGCTGCGGCCCGCGCTGGTGCCGGCCGTCATCCTGTCGGTGGTGTGGACGTTCAACATGTTCAACATCATCTTCCTGGTGACGGCGGGCGACCCGGGCAACTCCACCGAAATCCTGGTGACGCAGGCCTTCAAGTTCGCCTTCCAGCGCTACCGGTACGGCTACGCGGCGGCCTACGCGACCATCATCTTCGGCATCCTGCTGCTCTACAGCCTGGCGCAGAACCGGGTCAGCCGCGCCACGGAGGCCGCGTAA